The Victivallis lenta genome window below encodes:
- a CDS encoding type II secretion system protein GspD has protein sequence MNNKIFLLLAALFPASVLTAAETINLVPEQIPGKPKADFNAPSAGYGSSSVQAQLRLEVKDGTKAIHFIRDNNDPYVITRTYELKHADPYGLRWYLNAIINAKRVDQNQPSVAALKFNNGRKLLIVSAEACRFEDDGYGESIDKLVERLDQPGLTASSGRPKFIYFPKINSAATLKKMVSEVGVSAIDVEFDNGVDKLIVDGGLNALFVAAPFWSWKHISNMLAQYDRPIPEIRFRYKVVEIFAENDDRIGLDFQSWKNNDGADFFSAGGRFRSNWASTFGAGVNNSGSSKTEFFNFNPKWNSKYIDFLTSRGKARVLTSGVLNAKNRTTTSINVGSGLFYDDVSQKIEPGNTGRLPAPFAGEPDVPDAGKLEIRKGQQQITKVGEGFRFSLDLVEPIVTANSTTLKLHAESVSLIGWDSSGEPRLNKSEIETEVQIGNSGKNFVIGGLKKFDVVRGVAGVPLLKDLPLLGWLFSTESESTKKSQIVILASAEYSTPFDPVPTEIQANVGKIVEDVRAGVRNPLNNLGFEQYGIDSDTIE, from the coding sequence ATGAACAACAAGATATTTCTCCTTCTGGCCGCACTTTTTCCCGCTTCCGTTCTGACGGCGGCCGAAACGATCAATCTCGTGCCGGAGCAGATTCCCGGTAAGCCCAAAGCCGATTTCAACGCCCCCAGCGCCGGTTACGGCAGCAGCAGCGTGCAGGCGCAGCTGCGGCTGGAAGTCAAGGACGGGACGAAAGCGATCCATTTTATCCGCGACAACAACGACCCGTACGTCATTACCAGAACTTACGAACTCAAACATGCGGATCCCTACGGACTGCGCTGGTATCTGAACGCCATTATCAACGCCAAGCGCGTGGATCAGAATCAGCCGAGCGTCGCTGCGCTCAAATTCAACAATGGGCGCAAGCTGCTGATCGTCTCGGCGGAAGCCTGCCGGTTTGAGGACGACGGTTACGGAGAGAGCATCGACAAACTGGTGGAACGGCTTGACCAGCCGGGGTTGACCGCTTCCAGCGGCCGTCCGAAATTCATCTACTTCCCGAAGATCAATTCGGCGGCGACTTTGAAGAAAATGGTTTCGGAAGTGGGCGTCTCGGCGATTGATGTGGAATTCGACAACGGTGTGGACAAACTGATCGTCGACGGCGGACTTAACGCGCTGTTTGTCGCGGCTCCTTTCTGGTCATGGAAACATATCAGCAATATGCTTGCGCAATATGACCGCCCGATCCCGGAGATCCGTTTCCGCTACAAAGTGGTCGAAATCTTCGCGGAAAACGACGACAGGATCGGCCTGGATTTTCAGAGCTGGAAAAACAACGACGGCGCGGATTTCTTTTCCGCCGGAGGGCGTTTCCGCAGCAATTGGGCTTCCACGTTCGGCGCGGGAGTGAACAACTCCGGCTCCAGCAAAACGGAATTCTTCAATTTCAATCCGAAGTGGAACAGCAAGTACATCGATTTTCTGACCAGCCGCGGCAAAGCGCGGGTGCTGACCAGCGGCGTGCTGAATGCCAAAAACCGCACCACAACCTCAATCAATGTCGGTTCCGGCCTGTTCTATGACGACGTGTCGCAAAAAATCGAACCCGGCAACACCGGCAGGCTGCCGGCGCCGTTCGCAGGCGAACCGGATGTGCCGGACGCAGGAAAACTCGAAATCCGGAAGGGGCAGCAGCAGATCACCAAAGTCGGAGAAGGGTTTCGTTTTTCGCTTGATCTCGTCGAGCCGATCGTCACGGCCAACAGCACCACTCTGAAGCTCCATGCGGAGAGCGTTTCGCTGATCGGCTGGGATTCCAGCGGGGAACCGCGTCTGAACAAGTCCGAAATCGAAACGGAAGTGCAGATCGGCAACAGCGGCAAGAATTTCGTGATCGGCGGCCTGAAGAAGTTCGACGTCGTCCGAGGTGTCGCGGGAGTGCCGCTCCTGAAAGACCTTCCGCTGCTCGGCTGGCTGTTCTCGACCGAAAGCGAATCGACCAAGAAGTCGCAGATCGTGATTCTGGCGAGCGCGGAATACAGTACGCCGTTCGATCCTGTGCCGACGGAGATCCAGGCCAATGTCGGCAAAATCGTCGAGGACGTCCGTGCCGGCGTGCGGAATCCGCTCAACAATCTCGGGTTTGAACAGTACGGAATTGATTCCGACACAATTGAATAA